One genomic segment of Hordeum vulgare subsp. vulgare chromosome 2H, MorexV3_pseudomolecules_assembly, whole genome shotgun sequence includes these proteins:
- the LOC123426364 gene encoding sister chromatid cohesion protein SCC2 — protein sequence MDLPAGAGDGREPGRAGFERACRLPNTVHSEIAAALPLPTLPATLGADLNDHDEPLAEPDRPDMIMQAAAIARILANTDISHLGFTEADHVAVDPSECSLLWREVLKHNPDAFKFKPRTPQPPPTQGLFDGQEYQNRERERQFEYLTPNLTKARKDHAFPPDDINSHREDLHNELSPDSVASRKPKVRKKDNSTSSSGPSIPSSQEVIANFRELVEDFCGKAEIPDNADGDDWLSIALNDVKVLVNEITYVRSKGMLHEIPMDTLTNLLHVIDRQIRCSQGLSIDVKENPDAADAEHSVFSALESIHAALAIMTNPDMPKQLYREELIERIIDFSRHQIMDCMAASNPTFRALYKPAGNVTNDGDEDEDDMENGPASKKRRTASNLSARKSSANKVSASIYSAVQKLCLILGFLKELLTTVRLSDSCILQLAKTCFTTFLVDNMQLLQLKAIGVICMVFSSYTQHRSYLVDETLNLVRKLQFSKNAIRTYHVADEEQKQIQMITALLVHLVQFSANVPDSLKGTVNWSTIIDASVDARYPINCYEAATEACCLFWTNVLERFAAAKSQDVLEAKGIIENLVQDLLTVLNLPEYPAAAPILEVLCVLLLQNAGLKSKDTSARCFAIDLLGGIASRLKRDSVICSKEKLWILQELTDADNDSSKILKNKCCVCLGARGINMACDVCGRSFHSDCMGAGSQENLQRGSVCPLCFCKQQLSVLQSYYELQNKEKGKRASTAHKKKTAIPDEVTAVDTVQQILLNYLQEAGPQDDGNLFSRWLYLCMWYKEDISSQEKIIYYLARLKSKEILRDSGSGLALSRDWAKKICLALGQKNSFSRGFDKILSLLLASLRENSPVIRAKALRAVSSIVEADPEVLGDKRVQSAVEGRFCDSAISVREAALELVGRHIASHPDVGLKYIEKVAERIKDTGVSVRKRAIKIIRDLCASNPNADTSHAFVEIISRVNDEESSVQDLVCKTFYELWFDEPSGSHKHLVADGSSVPMEIATKTEQIVDMLRKMPNHQPLITIIKRSLTLEFLPQSSKAAGINSSMMTSLRKRCELICKRLLERILQVEEGADNETKIHTLPYVLVLQAFCIVDPTLCTPVTDPSQFVVTLQPYLKNKVDSKSTAQLLESIIFVIDAVIPLIRKPPQTVVEELEQDLKQMIVRHSFLTVVHACIKCLSALSNAAGRGPSLLESLVSLFYRLLSGPNSDGQVLGRSLFCLGLLLRYGYKLLAASENQLDFPKILDLLKKRYLLKEDFSLKIRAMQALGYILIAKPDFMLQKDILNLIEASLSSHVDYRLKIQGLQNLYEYLRDAESQLTADSTGKPTVPYATNGGSEVPVAAGAGDTNICGGIIQLYWNSILERSLDMNDQVRHAALKIVEIVLRQGLVHPITCVPHLIALETDPVEGNSKLAHHLLMNMNEKYPSFFESRLGDGLQMSFRFFETIVSNHNVVATNMKSNPIAFVKPGISRIYRLIRANRNSRNKFVHSIVRKFISDSRSYPTIGFLVYCVEVLASLPFTSPDEPLYLVYDINRVIQIRAGAIEANLKNWTSMDQQQDVVGQQDVVVQQDMVGQQDVVVQQDVVVQQDVVVQQDMVVQQDVVGQPDMMDNAMHEPGGYPDQNLADIPQNLLNNPCSTSDIDMAKLKEDCHDAIALQLLLKLKRHLKIVYSLTDARCQAFSVKDPPKPGEAISKQNIPLNINNTNISLPSCLQDVALVYQDFKTLLREDSMDYVLYTSATVQKKRPTPRSASKVRRPVAVTRGRGGGGGGGGGGGGGRGRGRGGDDDDDTDDDDWTGGPRVLEFGAQAVTGGRVTRQRVQV from the exons CTATCGCCCGCATACTCGCCAACACCGACATCTCCCACCT GGGCTTCACGGAAGCGGATCACGTCGCCGTGGATCCCAGCGAGTGCTCCTTGCTCTGGAGGGAGGTGCTCAAGCACAACCCCGACGCCTTCAAGTTCAAGCCCCGCACTCCCCAACCTCCTCCTACGCAAG GTCTGTTTGATGGTCAGGAATATCAAAATCGAGAACGCGAGAGGCAATTTGAGTACCTCACACCTAATCTGACTAAAGCACGGAAGGATCATGCATTTCCTCCAGATGACATCAACTCACACCGGGAGGATCTTCAT AATGAACTATCACCAGATTCAGTTGCTTCAAGGAAACCGAAAGTGAGGAAGAAAGATAATTCTACTTCAAGTTCTGGTCCCAGCATTCCTAGCAGTCAAG AAGTCATTGCCAACTTCCGTGAGCTGGTGGAGGACTTCTGTGGAAAAGCAGAAATCCCTGATAATGCAGATGGTGATGATTGGCTATCAATTGCACTGAATGATGTGAAGGTTCTTGTAAATGAAATTACATATGTTCGATCAAAGGGGATGTTGCATGAGATTCCCATGGATACGCTTACTAATCTCTTACATGTGATAGACCGGCAGATCCGGTGTTCTCAAGGATTATCAATAGACGTGAAAGAAAAT CCTGATGCTGCAGATGCTGAACACTCAGTCTTCTCTGCTTTGGAGTCCATTCATGCGGCGTTAGCAATCATGACCAACCCTGATATGCCAAAGCAGCTGTATCGAGAAGAG CTTATTGAGAGAATTATTGATTTCTCAAGACATCAGATAATGGATTGTATGGCTGCAAGTAACCCAACCTTCCGAGCTCTCTACAAGCCAGCTGGAAATGTCACTAATGATG gagatgaagatgaagacgacatGGAAAATGGACCAGCTAGCAAAAAGAGGCGCACTGCTTCTAATTTAAGTGCGAGGAAATCTTCTGCAAACAA AGTTTCTGCTTCTATATATTCTGCTGTGCAGAAACTATGCTTGATATTGGGCTTCCTTAAAGAACTCCTCACAACGGTGCGCTTATCAGATAGTTGTATCCTGCAGTTAGCGAAAACCTGCTTTACTACATTCTTGGTGGACAATATGCAGCTTTTACAATTGAAGGCGATTGGTGTTATTTGCATG GTTTTTTCATCATACACACAACACAGGAGTTACTTGGTTGATGAAACACTTAATCTTGTCCGCAAGTTACAGTTCTCAAAAAATGCTATTAGAACTTACCATGTAGCTGATGAAGAACAAAAGCAAATCCAGATGATAACAGCCCTCCTAGTTCACTTGGTTCAATTCAGTGCAAATGTTCCTGATAGCTTAAAGGGAACAGTAAATTGGAGCACTATCATTGATGCCTCAGTCGATGCTAGGTATCCAATTAACTGCTATGAAGCAGCAACGGAGGCTTGTTGCCTTTTTTGGACCAATGTGCTTGAACGTTTCGCTGCTGCTAAATCTCAAGATGTGTTGGAAGCCAAAGGGATTATAGAAAATCTTGTTCAAGACTTGCTAACAGTACTAAACTTGCCCGAGTATCCAGCTGCTGCCCCTATACTTGAG GTTCTCTGTGTGTTGCTGCTTCAAAATGCTGGATTGAAATCAAAGGACACTTCTGCCCGCTGCTTTGCTATTGATCTTCTTGGTGGTATTGCATCAAGATTGAAGCGTGATTCTGTCATCTGTAGCAAGGAGAAGCTTTGGATACTGCAAGAGCTCACTGATGCAGATAATGATAGCTCAAAAATCTTgaaaaataaatgttgtgtttGTCTTGGTGCAAGAGGTATAAATATGGCATGTGATGTATGTGGGAGAAGTTTCCATTCAGATTGTATGGGGGCTGGCAGTCAGGAAAATTTACAGCGTGGTTCTGTTTGCCCCTTATGCTTTTGCAAGCAACAGCTCAGTGTGTTACAGTCATACTATGAGCTACAAAATAAAGAAAAGGGCAAAAGAGCATCTACCGCACATAAGAAAAAAACTGCTATACCTGATGAGGTGACAGCAGTGGATACTGTTCAACAAATACTTCTGAATTATCTCCAGGAAGCTGGCCCACAAGATGATGGGAACCTGTTTTCTAGATG GTTGTATCTCTGCATGTGGTACAAAGAAGACATATCTTCTCAGGAGAAGATTATCTACTATCTTGCCAGATTGAAATCTAAGGAGATTCTGCGGGATTCTGGAAGTGGCTTGGCCTTATCCAGAGACTGGGCTAAGAAAATTTGCTTGGCACTTGGCCAGAAGAACTCGTTCTCTCGGGGTTTTGACAAAATTCTTTCCCTCCTTTTG GCTAGCTTGAGAGAAAATTCTCCTGTGATAAGAGCAAAGGCCTTACGAGCG GTCAGCAGTATAGTTGAAGCTGATCCTGAGGTATTGGGTGACAAACGTGTCCAATCCGCTGTTGAAGGAAGGTTTTGTGATTCAGCTAtttctgttcgtgaagctgcactTGAGCTTGTTGGAAGGCATATTGCCTCACACCCTGATGTGGGTCTTAAG TATATTGAAAAAGTCGCTGAACGGATAAAGGACACTGGAGTAAGTGTTCGCAAACGTGCGATCAAAATTATCCGTGATCTTTGTGCTTCAAATCCGAATGCGGATACAAGTCATGCGTTTGTGGAGATTATTTCGCGTGTTAACGACGAGGAATCAAGTGTACAG gaTCTTGTATGCAAAACATTTTATGAACTGTGGTTCGATGAACCATCTGGGAGTCATAAACACTTAGTTGCTGATGGTAGTTCAGTTCCTATGGAGATCGCAACAAAGACTGAGCAAATTGTTGACATGTTGAGAAAGATGCCTAATCATCAACCCCTTATTACCATTATAAAACGCAGTTTGACTCTCGAGTTCCTCCCGCAGTCAAGTAAGGCTGCAGGCATTAATTCATCCATGATGACATCGCTCCGGAAACGATGTGAATTGATATGCAAGCGCCTATTGGAAAGGATATTGCAG GTTGAGGAGGGAGCTGATAATGAGACAAAAATCCACACACTTCCTTATGTTCTTGTCTTGCAAGCATTTTGTATCGTGGATCCCACCCTCTGCACTCCAGTTACCGATCCTTCTCAGTTTGTTGTGACACTTCAACCGTACCTTAAGAATAAG GTTGACAGTAAATCAACTGCCCAGTTACTTGAAAGTATAATTTTTGTGATTGATGCTGTTATTCCACTCATACGGAAGCCACcacagactgtggttgaggaaCTCGAGCAGGACCTGAAGCAGATGATAGTTCGCCACTCTTTTTTGACTGTTGTACATGCCTGTATCAA GTGTCTTTCTGCCCTTAGCAATGCAGCAGGCAGAGGTCCGAGCTTGTTGGAGTCCCTCGTTAGCCTTTTCTACAGGCTTCTGTCTGGTCCTAATTCTGATGGTCAG GTGTTGGGTCGATCATTATTCTGTCTCGGCCTGCTCCTTAGATATGGTTATAAACTGTTGGCGGCATCGGAAAACCAACTTGATTTTCCAAAGATTCTTGATTTGCTCAAGAAAAGGTATCTCCTCAAGGAGGATTTCAGCTTGAAGATTCGAGCTATGCAG GCTTTGGgatacatacttattgcaaagccgGATTTTATGctgcagaaagatattttgaatcTGATAGAGGCATCACTATCTTCTCATGTCGATTATAGGTTAAAG attcaagGATTGCAAAACCTTTATGAGTATCTCCGTGATGCGGAAAGCCAACTCACGGCTGACAGTACTGGCAAGCCTACTGTACCCTATGCAACTAATGGTGGGAGTGAAGTGCCTGTTGCTGCTGGAGCGGGGGACACCAATATATGTGGTGGTATTATCCAGTTGTATTGGAATTCTATTCTTGAAAGGTCCTTGGATATGAACGATCAAGTTCGCCATGCTGCACTAAAG attGTTGAAATTGTTCTTCGCCAGGGTTTAGTTCACCCAATTACTTGTGTTCCACACCTTATAGCACTTGAAACTGACCCTGTGGAGGGGAACTCAAAGTTGGCTCATCATTTGCTGATGAATATGAATGAAAA GTATCCTTCATTTTTTGAAAGCCGCTTAGGTGATGGCCTACAAATGTCGTTTAGATTCTTCGAGACCATAGTCAGCAACCATAACGTGGTGGCAACCAACATGAAATCAAATCCGATTGCATTTGTTAAACCTGGCATATCTAGAATATATCGTCTTATCCGTGCAAATCGAAATTCAAGAAACAAATTTGTACACTCAATAGTTCGCAAATTTATATCTGACAGCCGAAGTTACCCCACAATTGGTTTTCTTGT ATACTGTGTTGAAGTTCTTGCATCTCTCCCTTTCACATCTCCTGATGAACCACTTTACTTGGTCTATGATATAAATCGAGTTATTCAAATTAGAGCCGGAGCTATCGAGGCTAATTTGAAGAATTGGACTTCCATGGATCAGCAACAAGATGTGGTGGGTCAGCAAGATGTGGTGGTTCAGCAAGATATGGTGGGTCAGCAAGATGTGGTGGTTCAGCAAGATGTGGTGGTTCAGCAAGATGTGGTGGTTCAGCAAGATATGGTGGTTCAGCAAGATGTGGTGGGTCAACCAGATATGATGGATAATGCTATGCATGAACCTGGGGGATATCCTGACCAGAATCTGGCAGATATTCCTCAAAATTTGCTTAACAATCCTTGCAGCACGTCGGATATTGACATGGCCAAACTTAAG GAAGATTGCCATGATGCGATAGCTCTGCAGCTCCTTCTCAAACTGAAGAGACATTTGAAAATTGTCTACAGTTTAACTGATGCTCGTTGTCAG GCATTTTCTGTGAAGGATCCACCAAAACCTGGTGAAGCAATCTCCAAGCAGAATATCCCGCTTAACATTAACAACACTAACATCAGTTTGCCGAGCTGCCTGCAGGATGTAGCGCTTGTGTACCAG GATTTCAAGACATTGCTGCGAGAAGATTCCATGGACTACGTACTGTATACTTCTGCCACGGTCCAGAAGAAGCGTCCAACTCCAAGAAGTGCGTCGAAAGTTAGAAGGCCGGTGGCTGTTACAAgaggacgtggtggtggtggtggtggtggtggtggtggtggtggtggtcgtggtcgtggtcgtggtggtgatgatgacgatgacactgATGATGATGACTGGACTGGCGGGCCGAGAGTGCTGGAGTTCGGCGCTCAGGCAGTGACTGGTGGCCGAGTAACGAGACAAAGGGTCCAAGTATGA